TGCCGTGCCCCTCCAGGATGAAGATTTCATGCTCCATGGCGTGGGCGTGGTAGGGGGAATGGCCGCCGGGCTGGACTTCGAACAGCCGCAAATAAAAATTGGGGGCTGGCGAATCCTTGCCCAGCAGCCAGCGGATGGTCATCGCTTCGGCTCCGGGCATGGTGACTTCTTCGGCCGGCACCTGCCGGTATTCCTTGACGATCATGGGACCTCCTCGGCAACAACACAGCTTATCCACCATGTATCATAAAATCGCGGGCCAGTAAAGGCGGCGGCCCGAGGTATTGTATTTTTCCCGAAAAGGGGATACCCTTAAGCGGATATCATGCTCAAAGCAGCGCTAAAGAAAAAAAGCCAGCCCATTAAAAAAAAAACATACGCCCAGGTCCCCGCTGACAAAGTAAACGCGGTCCTGCTGGAGATTCTCAAGGCGGTGACCCTGACCAACAAACTGCCCGAGCTGCTGGCCACCATCCGCAACAAGCTCGCCCCGGTCGTGGACACGCGCAACTTCTACCTCGCCCTGTACGATCCCGAAAGCGAATCGTACACGTTCCCCTATTTCGTCGATGAGTACGATACCGGCCGGCATTTCACTCCGGTGCAGATGAAGAAAAGCCTGACCGACTACGTGCGCCGCAGTGGCCGTACCCAGCTGGTCGATGAAAAGAAACACCGCTGGCTGCAGCGGAGCGGCGAGCTGGATCCGGTTGGCACGCTGTCCAAGATCTGGCTGGGGGTGCCGTTAAAAATCGCCGCCAAGGTGATCGGGGTACTGGTGGTGCAGAGCTACCACAGCAAGACCGCTTACGCTCAAAGGGACATCGACCTGTTCCATTTCCTGGCCGAGTACATCGCCCGC
Above is a window of Candidatus Aminicenantes bacterium DNA encoding:
- a CDS encoding cupin domain-containing protein, which produces MIVKEYRQVPAEEVTMPGAEAMTIRWLLGKDSPAPNFYLRLFEVQPGGHSPYHAHAMEHEIFILEGHGRINGKGVRHAVSAGSFALVEPDEEHQFENTGESVLKFLCVIPIQA